gcaggaagaagaaaactgtGGCACTGCAGAATCACTTCCGCTTCCGTTGGCGTAAGcactttcatttcttctgttacCGTGACTAAGATGGAAGCGTTTTTGGAGTCGCGGTCTGGACTTTGGGCCGGGGGTCCGGCCCCGGGACAGTTTTACCGCATCCCTTCCACTCCCAGTTCCTGCATAGATCCGGTGTCCTCGCTCTACGGGGGTCCGATCACGCGGACCCAGTAAGTTCTGGCGCCTTAGCCTGCGTAGGGGGAGGGATCGAGGGGCCTGGTGCTGCCAGCCGGTAATGAAAAAGCCGGAGAAAGCAAAGCGGGGACCCTGGGGACGCGCGAACCGCAGGGGAGCTCGGGGCGCGGAGTCCTGCAGAATGCGGAATAATTGGAAGCAGCTATAGAAAATCAGAAGCGGAAACCAGTGCGCGGAAAGAGGGCGCAGACCCTTCCCCTGCGCCTGCCCCATCTCCTTCTCCTCCAGGAACCCCATGGTGACCGGGACCTCGGTCCTCGGCGTTAAGTTCGAGGGCGGAGTGGTGATTGCGGCAGACATGCTGGGCTCCTACGGCTCCTTGGCTCGTTTCCGCAATATCTCTCGCATTATGCGAGTCAACAACAGTACCATGCTGGGTGCTTCCGGAGACTACGCAGATTTCCAGTATTTGAAGCAAGTTCTCGGCCAGATGGTGTAAGTCATCTAGAGAATAGAAAGTAGATCCCAAGTGGGGAGGGGCATCCCCTCTTTTTTATTCGCATAGATGATACGGGGGTACTTGAGGCAGCAGCTGACTGGGAGAATTGTTGAGGGTGTAAGATGTGAGAGTGTTGGCAATAGTTTTCGGTTTTAGGGGGTGTAAAATGGGGAAGATTATGGTAACTtctttggggggtgggaggagatcCTGACTTGCTTTCTCACCCTTTTCTTGCAACCAATTCCTTTTAAGGATTGATGAGGAGCTGTTGGGAGATGGACACAGTTATAGTCCTAAAGCTATTCATTCATGGCTGACCAGGGCCATGTACAGCCGCCGCTCCAAGATGAATCCTCTGTGGAACACCATGGTCATTGGAGGCTATGCTGATGGAGAGAGGTTGAATACAAATAACTTATTTCCTTGAATGCCCAACCTAGTGCCTGTGTAGTGTTTCTTTTATCTTCTCTCCCCAAGTGAATACCACTAACTCAGACCCATGGCCCCATTCTTTAGCTAAGATAAGAAATCTAAGGTGAAATGAGTTCTTTGACCCATTGTATCCTGTTAGCTTCCTCGGTTATGTGGACATGCTTGGTGTAGCCTATGAAGCCCCTTCGCTGGCCACTGGTTATGGTGCATACTTGGCTCAGGTAAGTAGTGAGTCtagaggtgggagagggaagaaaaaaggaaatgggtTTAGTGGTTGTCTGCTTGTTCTTCCCCTGGACCTCTGTCATGAGGGACAGGCTGGGGTCCCTACTGCTGGGCAAATGGTTTTCTTTATAGTCTTGAGGCTATTAGTGTTGACATTTAGATTCCAACGACAAGGTGGCACATATGGGAGTCAGACATGTGCAAAGAGAGAACATTCTAGAACTTCCCCTTCAAGTGGGTCTTAGCTAAGTAAGTAGAGTTCATTCTGGTGAGGCAATAGGTAGAATGCTATCTTTTCACTCatttatgcctttttattttatagattggaGACAACTAGCCTGTTATTCAGCCCCTGATATCTCCCATGGTTTTTCCCTCAATCTCCCTAGCCTCTGCTGCGAGAAGTTCTGGAGAAGCAGCCAGTGCTGAGCCAGACTGAGGCCCGCGAGCTAGTAGAACGCTGCATGCGAGTGTTGTACTATCGAGATGCCCGTTCTTACAACCGGGTGAGGGCTGTGAAGTATAAAAATGCCAGGGACCTAATTTGCAGGTTCTGGATATGCAATCCCTGGGGCTCTGTGCTTTGAAGAACAGATTGGTTCTCTGTGTCTCCCATTTTCAGATTGGGGAAGACCTCTACTTGACCCTTGACCAAGCTCCAGGGACTTGCTTCATTTAAGGGTGGGCATAATCATAGAAAGCTGTGCTTTCTTTCAGTTTCAAATTGCCACTGTAACCGAAAAAGGTGTTGAAATAGAGGGACCACTGTCTGCAGAGACCAACTGGGATATTGCCCACATGATCAGGTGATTTAAAATTACAGTAGGAAAATATAGGTGGTAGAAGAGTTGGGAGGTCCCTTGGCTTACACCAAGCTGGGCTTTTCTGGAAGGCTCAACCAGAAAAATTGTCTGGGTGGAGGGGGTTTTGGCTGGAGGGTAGAGCTGTTTTTAGGAATTGATCCCTTTACGCTTCccaattttattattctcttttccttttttagtggCTTTGAATGAAATACAGATGCATTCTTCGGAACTAAAGTTAAAACTCCTCCTCTTAACTTTGAACTTGGCTGGTTCAAAGGTAGTCTTTTCTTTTGTACATTAAATAAATCCTTCAGAATGCTTGATGAGTGGTTTTATTCTGACTGGGTCCCACCTAGAGCAAAACTGCCAAGTATTGCCATGTGCCATCTCCCTTCCTGGTCAGAGAATTCTTAGGCTCTTGTCGCAAATACAGAAAGAATTCTCTTCATGACAATACAGAAGACCCACTAGTGTTCTCATCTGGGGCTCCACTAGAGGCAGCTTCATGTAGAAGTGAGACTTAAATCTTTTTGTGGTAACATAACTGCCTTTTgtgttaaaattttcttcagtattttacCCCACTGCACTCGGTTCTAAAAGAACACAGATCTGGTTAATGTTGGCTAAATGATTTTCATTATAACaccatttcaaaaatagaaatgtaggctggatgtggtggctcacgcctgtaatcccagcagtccCACCGacgtgggaggatctcttgaggctgggagttcaagaccagcctgggaacaccgtgagaccccatccctacagaAAATAagttagctgagtgtggtggtgtgcatctgtagtcctagctactgggaagactgaggcagcaggatcacttgagcccaagagtttaaggcttctctgagctatgattatgccactgcacttcagccggGGCAACAGCATCAGACCatgtcccaaaacaaaaaaaccacaaatgtaGCACCTAGTAGAGCTGATCTGTATAAGGCTTAACCTGGAACTGAGTCTCAATCCAGCCATCTATCCTTACCTTTCATATAAGGAATACTAAGTAATgcaaacatgttttgttttttgagagagtcttgctctgttgcccaggcttgagtgcagtggtggtgtcatagctcactgcaacctcaaaactcctgcctgggctcaagtgatacttctgcctcagcttcctgagtagttgggacttcaggtgtatgccaccacgcctggctaatttttctgttttttgtagagatacagtctcactatgttggccaggctggtcttgaactcctggcctcccgaaatgcaaggattacaggcataagccaccacacctggcctaagcATTTAAATGTTTGTTGTCCAAATCACTACTAAATTTCTAGCACTGTCAGAAAACTTCTTACAAGTATTGTGTGTTCATTAGAAAGTCCCAAGTTGTGGTGTGAGTTAGGTCAGTTGGGGTGTTAGCCATCCCTGGAGTGGTTCTaaacctgaatttttaaaatgaataccctaggtgattctgatgcatattTTCTCCAAACCTCTTTTTGAGAAACGTATAGGCAGCAAACTACTATAGAAATTCAATGTGGTGAGAGAACTGAGGGAGACATCAAACCATCCCTCCATTTGTATTGTCCATGATTACAATTAACTTGTAAATTTAAGCAAAACTATGAGCTTTCAATTGGAAACCTCCACACATTCAGGCTCAACGCAGAAAGTagtcaataaatacatgtttattgattaaactgaattataaaaaacaaacaaaaaaaacccttcctTTTACTACTAAGCCATGCAGGCAGAGTCCACAAAGACAACTTCCTGACCAAAACCCAGCTGATCCTCTGTTGGTATTATGATCTTAAAAAACATCACCCATCAAGAAAGTCAATGTGCAGAGGACAGGAACCCAGCTCTGCTAAGGCTGTGGCTGCTGCAGAGATTACCAAAGAGTAGGATTAGGTTGTTGTAGACAGAAGTAACCAATCACAATTCTTGAACTTTCTCAAAGGCAAAGGGTTGACTTGAAAGTCCATAGTCAATAAAATGGCATCAGGCAAGAAGCTGGGGAAGAGAAGCCCAGATGGATCCTTAGTTTGGTTTCAGATAACATGGGTTCACAAAGCTGGCCAAGCTGTTTCTGGGGGAGGGGGTTACTCCAGTTCACTGTATTATAGTGTGCTGGAggggttaaaaaacaaaaacaaacaaaaaaatgggtTGGGAGGGGAGAAATGGGTGGTAACAAATGTCACACTGTACCACCAGGCCCATCACATCTTGAGCATTTCCCAGTCTGTGAAAGCCCACTAAACAGGGTCacctagaaaaaaaaacaggtttatAAATCCATTTCCCCTCACTTTATTAAATGTTCcacttatgtacatttttaaagatgaaccATTTACAAGCTTGTGCAGGTTGCCTCCTTAGCTCACAGGAGGGAAACATTGCTGAAAGCCTCAGGATGGACAAAGAGAGGTGTAGCTGTGAGAAGCGGACTTGGTTTTTTGCTCCTTTTCTCTGTACGGTACAGTACATTTTGGTTTACAACCATGagtacatacaattttaaaaaatccctcatgcaaattatagaaaaaaattttccttgaagCTGGCAGTGAAAAATAAAGATTCCTGTCTGTCTTTGTGCATACCCCAGTGTATTTCTTCATGTCAGATTCTTCTCTAAGCATTAAGAGAAATAGGGGAAAGCCACAGTGCTGGATTTCAACAAgtggtcttttctttttcaatacttAACTTCTTGCACAATTAGCTCCTGGCTGTAGGACCTGTGATCTCCTGAACAGGCATGTTCTCCACTTAGCAGGATGAAGTTCAGTAAAGCAGGGACTACCCCTGGGGGCTTGCAGTATGAAGACTCAAAATGGGAATGGCTTCCACCCTAACACTGATTGACCACCTCAGTATCTTTTGTTTGCTAATGACACGTGTATGATCCTTTGTCCAGAGTGATGAGCAGTGTGAGAAGGGGGAAATGGGCCAAAGATCACAAGTGCAAAGAccattgtttttgttgtgtttttgctgggggggaggggtggtaaggaaaagacaaaatctATTCATCAGCTGGATGATTAAAGGTGGTTTCATGCATTTTTAAAGCCACAATTTTATATCTAGAGTTGCTGTAGAAACCAACATCtctggagagggaaggaaagaaaaggagaaggaagagagagttcagtgggatttttttttccattttcatttttatataaaagtgtTAAGACCACaatgaaaaaagttttttatcCATATATATAAGAAACCAGTTTTGTGGGCtacatatttttgtctttcccATCTTCAGAAATGTTCTCACATTGACAATGGTTAGATAGCATCATGCCCAAAGACATTGGCCacacagtaaaacaaacaaacaaaaaacccagaagtaCTATGATACAATTGAGGTAAATGGGGAAACAAAAAGATTTAACATTTGCccacaaaggatttttttttctttttcttgattttgtcagaaaaataccaaacacagtgattaaaatttaaaaaaaaaaagtcacaaaaaccTGTTCTTAGCAGAAGTAAATGACCAATGGGCCAGCTCCTCGGCTCAGATGTGATCACTATTGGTTTTCCTAATAATCCACAAATCCACAGGGAAGTGTAAGTCAATATCAGGGGGGAGTGGtggcataaaattaaaaaatataaaccaaacaCCCCACTTGGTATACCCCCTTTTCCCTAAATCCCTTCTACCCTCCCTCACActttcccacccccactccactcCCCCTCTCTTGACCCCAACACTCAAATCTCCATCAGATCTAGGTCAGCTTCTTCAAAGCCATAGAAAGACTCGGTCTCACTTTCACCCTCAAAGAGCTGGTGAAGGCTTTCAGGCTCAACTGTCTCTTCAGGAGATGATCTGGGTCGGGGAGTGGAAGCTGAGGGCTCCTCAGACTGTTCCCCACTCAGCTTCAGCTGCTCCTCTAGGGAGGCAATTAGCTCCTCCTGTATGTCAGCATTTCTTGTAGGTGAGTTAATGTTGCCATCAGGGCCAGGCAGAACACTAGCCACCAGGAAAGACCTCTGAACTAGCTCTGGACAGTCCCCAATGACACCCAGCACTTCACCCAGCCAGACCAGCACTAGCTGAAGCAAGACATCGGAATCACATGCAGTATCCGCCATTTCCCGCGCCTGCTCCTTCCATTTTTTGTGCAGGAAGTTCTTGACAGTTCGTTTGATGCATACATCTAATGGCTGAATTTTGGAGCTACAGCCTGCTGGGACCACTGCAGGCAAAGTGCTAGAGGCACTAAGCATAGCCAGTACCTCTTCTGACAAGTGAGTGCGATGACAGTCCATCACAAGCATGCCTTTGCTGTGCTGGCAAGCTGTGTGCTTCTGCCACACCCGGGTTGACCACAGCTCCATGATCTCATCATCGCTGTAGCCGCTCTCCTTTGCCTCCAGCAGTATGGAGTCTGGCACATTAGCAGGCTGATCCATTTGTCCTCGGTAGAAAACCAGGGTGGGAAGGACAGTGCCATCTGCCAGAATGGCCAGCACTACATCACACCAAGGTTCCCCTGTGCCCACTGTCTGCAGGGCATTCTCCTTCCGGTCATCACTGCTCAGCACTTCTGTATCCAGGAACAAGGAGATCTCATCAATAGCCACAATCATAGACAGAGGTAAGTCCTGGTTGTGAATCTGCCGCTGCACAAATTCAATGAAGAGTCCTGCATTCTCTGCCACATCCTTGGGTAGGGTGTGAGCCACAGCTCGCCGAGCATGGGGAGTGAGGTGGTGCCGCAGCATGAAACGCACAGCCCACTCATAGGAAATCTTAAACCCCCCCTCCAAAGAACGTCCTATTTTGGTGGCTTTCTGGAACAAAGTCTCCTCATTTACAGGTAGCTGCTGCTCTCGTTGAGTCAGCACCCACTCAGCCAGTTTCTCTTCTGCCTCAAAGCTCAGATATTTGCCCTCTAGATTCTCCCCCTGGGAGGCCTGGAAGCGACGAAGCCAACGCCGGATACGTCGCTGGGGATTTCGGAAGTGTTCAGCTGCCTGTTCTGTATTGCAACACAGGGCAAACAGTACTACTCGAAGCTTCTTCACGGACAACTGCTCCTTCTTGCCAACCCCACCACTACTACCGAGACCTAATGCTTGCTCAGGTTCCTGGGTAACTGGGCTCCCTTCATCCTGGTCATCAACATTCAGACATTCGGCACCCTCTGTAGTGGGTGGAAGGGCTGAAGGTTGTGGGTGAGTGGGCGTTGGTGGTGGGGTTGCAGTTGAGGCTGGTGATGGGACTGCCTGGGCTACGGGAGTTGGTAGCTCTTCAGGCTCAGCTGGGGTGGCCCCCGTAGATTTCACAGTGGCAGCTTTGTTAGGGGGGAAGGAAGAAGGTGGGTACATATTCTTCAAGTTCCGGTCATGCACTCGGTCACGAGTCTGGGCATGCCTaaaggggtgggggtagggagcaaagagaggaaaggaaagctcAGTTAAACTAGGAAATTGAAAGactataatagtaataataataataataaacagcaaACACACTGTAAAACAAATTAAACCATGAAGTGAGAGTTTTTGTTACCTTGAGTGAGCTATCCAAGTGAGTCCTAcggaaaaggaaacaataaaaaaaagttagctcAGTGAAGAAACAAGCCCTCCAAAGACAGAGTCCTGCAATTTCAACCTATTATACAAAAATACACCCTTCACAGTGACCAGTGTTCCCAGTCTTCTGTAAACTTCAGGTTAGCAGGTTTCCAGTTTGCCATGGTGAATGGTAAGGCCAGACAGCGATGCTCCTGACTCACAGTATGACTGTATCTCTTTCTCCCCACTTGCGTAACTCCCATCTCTCCTGCTTACCTCGTGGCAGGATGCTGCTGGATCTGTGAGAGGGATTGAATACCAAATGCTTGGCCATGGCATCTCCCACAGAGGTAACAAAGGAACATGAAGTGCACGCCAGCTTGATTCCACTAAGAAAGAATCAAGAGTACATGTAAGACAAATACAGCAGTGACATCTGACAGAGTTACGCTTTGAGgcttaataaaaaagagaaatacctcttctttctcctctttctcaaaTTGATTCACATAACCACCCCCCAAAATAATTACAAGGATTTAatgcaaaaactagaaaaattaagagactaccaagaaatttTTTCTTACCTCACGGAATTTTTAAACAAGGCCAAATACTTGGGGCTCTTCCGTGGAACATGATTGCTGAGAAAGACAAAGTGGTAAGAGTTACGGTGTTCTGCTGGCTAAGCTAGAGATCAACAGCCAATGACAATGCCCTCAACAAAAGAAATGCCTCTTCAATCAATCCTAACCTCAAGGCGAGCCAGTTTTCTTGTCAGCACGCTTCTTAAACCTTACTATGAATTGCCTGAGGATCTATTAAAATTCACATTCTGATTCAGGAGGCCTAGGGTGGGGATGAGagtctacatttctaacaagctctcattAAATGCTGCTGGTATGAACGCTTGAGTACCAAGGTCCTTCAAAATTAGAGCACAGACTATCAAAATCAAATGAACAGGGGTTGGGCCTCTTACCCTCCTAGGAGAGATGGACAAAAAGCTCTGAGTTACtaataaaagaggaaacataCTAGAAGCAGAGGAGGGAATAAAATGAGTTCTTGAGAATCTGAACTCCCAAGTAGAAGCACTGGTTTAATCACAACTTACTTGATCATGTGGTTGGCATAAGCTCGAGAGCAGCAGGTGCTATAGCGACACAGAGAGCAATGAACGTAAGTAGGGAAATGATTAGGAAAATCTGGGATCTCAAAGCTGCATTCCAGACATGTCTGCCGGCCCATGACActcctgtcaaaaaaaaaaaagaagactctcATTACTGCTTCAGAGGTCCCCATATTGTAGGATTTTAGACTACAGATCCTATTAAAAGGCTACCAGATTGCACTGGCTATTAGAAATAATCCTGCCCACCCAGTCCCCACCCGCCCAGCACTTAGAAGAAGGTGCTGACATTTTCCTAACAGCTCTCTTCTGGATGTTGCGCTGGACAGGGGGATAAAGGAAGACAGGCAGAGGATCCATTGAGGAGGTCAGTGGTGTTGCCTCCTGCAAGGCGCTGGGAGGTGTATCATTAGAGGATACAGGAACAGTTCGCGGCTGCCCTCGGGAAGCCCGGATTGTCACCTGAGGGTTGAGAGAAGGAACAATTAGACATTACTCACACTAAACCTCAGAACACTGAAAATCCCCATTCCTCCTCTCCCTGGGTCTATAAAAGAAACTGTGGCGAACTGTTCACCTTGGTGCCTGGTTTCAAGCCTTCCAGCTGCTTGGGTTTACGGAAGGTTTTATGGTGCTGAAGCTTGTGTTCAATTTTGTCCTTGGCAAAGAGAAACTGCAGCCGGCATTTGTTGCAGTGATAAACATTTCTCTTCTGAAgggggcaaaagaaaaaaaaaaagagacaaaatcccTTAAAAGCTTctcaataaattttcttctttgaggaGTACGTAGATCAATGCCTACTATTAACATTCTTCCCATCTTTCTGTTGATAATTTAAGACAGTAAGAAAGAAATACACAACACAACTGTAAACTCATCACTGAGAATTATCACCTCCCATGCTCCCAAATTAAGGTGAACTCCAGGCCAGGGTGACTAGGTTCTCAACCTGACTTGCTTGAACAATTTGGATGAGTGACCTAAGCTTTACTTGCCCCTACTGTATATTTACACATTGCAGACAGTGCTACCTACTCCtggacattatttttatttttttaaaagacaaagtacatgataaaaaattctttttattctgtaCTCTTTCATGTAAATGTGCCTTCAACTCTGACCCTCAGTCCCTTTCCACAGAAACAACTTGTTACCAGTTTCTTGAGTATCCTTTCACAGACAGTCTACTATACAGATGTGTAACTATATAACAAACGCATTCATATTTCATTCATCACTACctccctgtttttcttttaacacaacTGATAGTACTTGTGTATACTTTGCTGTTTTTCCACTTAATGTACCAATATATACAGATATGTTTCTTTGTGAGATCATTTTGAGAATTCAGTCTGCCTAGTATTGAAGTAACACCcacttctaagattttttttgctAGGATAGCAAAGTTCTATAATTTGAGGCCAAGTGACAATTCTCACGTTCATATTTGGAAATACATCTGTGGCGCATTACCAGCAGTCACTACTGAGCAAAGGAGAGGACAGTGAGTGTAAAGGGGTATGCATGTTTGTGCGGGTATATGTGTGAACATTGACTGCATATGCATCCATTTTGCTCTCCGTTTTGTATCTTCTCTTATATACTTTCACTCTCCTCCTCTagggctgcggtccccaagccccagtcCCAAGGCCCACCAAGAACCAGGCCACATAGCAGGAGAccagcagcaggtgagcaagcaaagcccTATGTGCACCCacctccccattgctcacatcaccgcctgagccccacccccccatcagatcagcggtggcatcaGACCctcacaggagcacgaaccccactgcaaactgtgtatgtgagggatccaggttgcacTCCCCATGAGAATCCGacacctgatgatctgaggtggatcTGAGGTGGCCCCGCTATAGAGAAACTGTCTCTCATGAAACCAGTCcatggtgtcaaaaaggttggggactgctgctctagaggaTCTTTTCTTgtagcattttaaaacaaagtcatatctattaatatgtcatataaataaaatataacaaaaaacttAGCCTTTGCTATTTCTTCCCCTGGGTCCTCCCCTTCATAAGCAAACGTCTTTAAATAAGTAGTCTCCATTTCCTTACCTCTCGTTCATTTGTTCCGCTGACATTTGACTTCTACCCTACCAACCAACCAAACAGCTCTCTTTAATGTTGCTACATTAAAGGTCTGCCTCTAAGTTTCTATCTTGCTTGACACCTTCCTGTAACATATGACATTTTGATCATACCTTTTTCTTcaaatcactttctttttctcagcTTCCTTGACATAAGACTCTTCTGGTTTTCCTCCTATGTCTACAGTGCTGGCTTTACGGATAGAGACTATATCCACATGGACAGAGAGAGGATCCTAAGCCTTAATTTTATTCTCAACAGGGTTGGGAGGCCCATAACACGCAAGTAGTTTAAAATCTACTAGATTTATACAAAGATGATTACTAAATAGCTTTTCTATAACCTAGAATTCTTTCCCAGGCTTCAGACCTGTTATCCAACACCTATAATTGATGTCTACTGATATTGCTAACTCAGAATATCCAAACTTGTAGTATTGCCCCCCTAAATTTACTTTCTCCAGTGTAGAAATCTATCTCAGAAAATAGTCCTATCATTCATCCAATTGCCCAAGACAGAATTTTAGGCACTATTCTTAACTACTCCCTTGCTACCTTCTCTAATCCATCCCTAAATCATAAATATCACATATCTTCTCAGAATATGTCAACTCTAccctctttttatttcaaaagccaATACCCAGCCACTATCATCTGTcacctaacctactgaaaagcCTTTTGGCTAGTCTCCCTAACTCTGGTCTTAATCTCCTTTAAGTGCAGCCAGTGTAAAATCTTAACTAAAAGCAAATTTGAACACATTAATACTCCTTTAATGGCTGCCCAATGACTTCTTTTCATGGCTTACAAGATCCTCCATGATTTGTCCCTGCCTAATTTCCAACTCTCCCTCCCCCCTTGTACCTTACGCTCTACAATGAACAGCTCTCTCAATTTCTTGAACCTCCATACTTTTGCTCTGTGCCTTAGGCACACTGTTCTCTTGTCCTATTGCATCCAGCTCATTCTTATTCATCCTTCAGGTCTTAAACACCATTGTCTTCTTAGAAATCTTACCAGGCACCCAGAATAGGTATATGTTTTTCTATATCCTTTATTTCCCATTAACACAATACTCTTTACGCTTTACTGTGTGTCTTGCTTACCAAATCTCTAGCAGCTAGATTAGTACATGGCACGtaactgaaattaaataaatttttgccAACACATGCATATTATCTTATCTATCAAAATTATTTGTCTAGCTCAGCCCAGcatccataatttaaaaaaaagggggaatATGGGAATTGCTTGGTGCCTAGTACCTGGTGCCTCATGTAATGCTGTTGGAATGCATTGCCATTTTTGAAGACCTTCAGGCAATAAGGACAGAGCAGATGCCGGGTATCCTCATGGATCATCCGAAAATGGACATCTACCTCAGAGTAGAGTGAGGAGCGATATTGACACACCTGAGTCACATAAGAGGGAAAATAGGCTAAGAATGAAGTGAACAACTGAGGCTTTAAGAGAGGTagcaacaaaaattttaaaatgtgggggaaaaaaattccctaaatgcacagaaatcaaatcattttTCTGACTTTGTAATGCAGGGCTATGTTGTGATAAATTTAGCTGCCTTAggataaaaattaacaaagacaGGAAAGTTTGAGAACAATCCATATTCTATAACCAAGAGGGGTAAAGTTTTCTCTGTCCATCTCCAATGGGCAAGGTCAGGAGACAGACACTCCCTTAGTACATATACAGGTTCCTTGGCTGGGTAAGTATTATACTTGAGgatatgttctttttttgtttttttcctgcatgGAAAATCCTGAAGATAGAAAAACTGTGTTTACTATTTCTTCTGTACTCCCTCAGAGTTCCTAAACTGAGTGCAAGCAGTAGGTATTTAGCAATATTCATTGGTGTATTCTTTGTATTCAACCTGAGaacaaaatggctaaaatttccTGGAGAAAAAAGGCAATACCTGGCAAACATAAGGCATCTCTCCAGGTTTATGAGTATCCTTCATATGCTGGAGAAACAGTGGCTCACTTTCAAATGCCCACTCACAGATCTTGCACTTGGctgtaagaagaaaaataatcaataaatctACCTAAAAATAAGACCAAGTCCTGCTGACTCATAATCTTAATTTTCTCTGACTTCTATAACTTCATTTGTGTTGCTCATAACAAATAATGTTATGTCTCTAGCTCAGACTTCTTACCAAGGATTTGTAGATTTTGAACTATCTGTAAGACATTTTAATTTGGATATTCTATCATCAACTCTAATTTAATTCAGCATCTTCCTGCTTACCATTGTTTCCCTTCTTACTTCCCTATCTCTTCCTGAACTCAAAACTTAGGCAATATCTTAGACCCAAACTGTGTATTCTGT
Above is a window of Lemur catta isolate mLemCat1 chromosome 3, mLemCat1.pri, whole genome shotgun sequence DNA encoding:
- the POGZ gene encoding pogo transposable element with ZNF domain isoform X5, with product MADTDLFMECEEEELEPWQKISDVIEDSVVEDYNSVDKTTTAGNPLVQQGGQPLILTQNPGAGLGTMVTQPVLRPVQVMQNANHVTSSPVASQPIFITTQGFPVRNVRPVQNAMNQVGIVLNVQQGQTVRPITLVPAPGTQFVKPTVGVPQVFSQMTPVRPGSTMPVRPTTNTFTTVIPATLTIRSTVPQSQSQQTKSTPSTSTTPTATQPTSLGQLAVQPPGQSNQTTNPKLVSIASFVTVKRPGVTGENSNEVAKLVNTLNTIPSLGQSPGPVVVSNNSSAHGSQRTGGPESSMKVTSSIPVFDLQDGGRKICPRCNAQFRVTEALRGHMCYCCPEMVEYQKKGKSLDSEPSVPSAAKPASPEKTVPVASPPSSTPIPALSPPTKVPEPNENVGDAVQTKLIMLVDDFYYGRDGGKVAQLTNFPKVATSFRCPHCTKRLKNNIRFMNHMKHHVELDQQNGEVDGHTICQHCYRQFSTPFQLQCHLENVHSPYESTTKCKICEWAFESEPLFLQHMKDTHKPGEMPYVCQVCQYRSSLYSEVDVHFRMIHEDTRHLLCPYCLKVFKNGNAFQQHYMRHQKRNVYHCNKCRLQFLFAKDKIEHKLQHHKTFRKPKQLEGLKPGTKVTIRASRGQPRTVPVSSNDTPPSALQEATPLTSSMDPLPVFLYPPVQRNIQKRAVRKMSVMGRQTCLECSFEIPDFPNHFPTYVHCSLCRYSTCCSRAYANHMINNHVPRKSPKYLALFKNSVSGIKLACTSCSFVTSVGDAMAKHLVFNPSHRSSSILPRGLTWIAHSRHAQTRDRVHDRNLKNMYPPSSFPPNKAATVKSTGATPAEPEELPTPVAQAVPSPASTATPPPTPTHPQPSALPPTTEGAECLNVDDQDEGSPVTQEPEQALGLGSSGGVGKKEQLSVKKLRVVLFALCCNTEQAAEHFRNPQRRIRRWLRRFQASQGENLEGKYLSFEAEEKLAEWVLTQREQQLPVNEETLFQKATKIGRSLEGGFKISYEWAVRFMLRHHLTPHARRAVAHTLPKDVAENAGLFIEFVQRQIHNQDLPLSMIVAIDEISLFLDTEVLSSDDRKENALQTVGTGEPWCDVVLAILADGTVLPTLVFYRGQMDQPANVPDSILLEAKESGYSDDEIMELWSTRVWQKHTACQHSKGMLVMDCHRTHLSEEVLAMLSASSTLPAVVPAGCSSKIQPLDVCIKRTVKNFLHKKWKEQAREMADTACDSDVLLQLVLVWLGEVLGVIGDCPELVQRSFLVASVLPGPDGNINSPTRNADIQEELIASLEEQLKLSGEQSEEPSASTPRPRSSPEETVEPESLHQLFEGESETESFYGFEEADLDLMEI